A single genomic interval of Selenobaculum gibii harbors:
- a CDS encoding cob(I)yrinic acid a,c-diamide adenosyltransferase, which produces MGVYTKTGDNGTTGLFTGERVDKDSIRVEAYGSVDEANSFLGLARAFAKKEEVIEQIHSIQKISMLLMAELASKSSKEYITRKHIDDIESIIDNFEKKLPPLTAFITPGDTSAGAALDIARTTIRKAERRVLTLHHHEAVSKYVTIYLNRLSDLCFVLMRYEEL; this is translated from the coding sequence ATGGGTGTTTATACAAAAACTGGCGATAACGGAACTACAGGGCTTTTTACAGGTGAACGTGTTGATAAAGATTCAATACGAGTAGAGGCATATGGTTCAGTTGATGAAGCAAATTCTTTTTTAGGGTTAGCTAGAGCTTTTGCGAAGAAGGAAGAGGTAATTGAGCAAATTCATAGTATACAAAAAATTAGTATGTTATTAATGGCTGAATTGGCAAGCAAATCTTCTAAAGAATATATTACCCGAAAACATATTGATGATATTGAAAGTATAATTGATAATTTTGAGAAAAAATTACCGCCGTTAACTGCTTTTATTACGCCTGGAGATACGTCCGCTGGCGCTGCTTTAGATATAGCGCGAACTACGATTAGAAAAGCTGAGCGCAGAGTTCTTACTTTACATCATCACGAAGCGGTATCGAAATATGTAACAATCTATTTAAACAGATTATCTGATTTGTGTTTTGTGTTGATGCGTTATGAAGAACTTTAA
- the ndk gene encoding nucleoside-diphosphate kinase: MEHTLVLIKPDVVKMNSIGVILSEYEKAGLKIEALKMLKMTKELAAKHYAEHIGKPYYAKLVDFMISGPLVALVLSGENAINEVRKINGATNPVNAEPNTIRAKFATDSTLNAVHASDCIENARREINLFFLADELMYNL; encoded by the coding sequence ATGGAACATACACTTGTTTTAATAAAGCCGGATGTTGTGAAAATGAATTCAATAGGGGTTATTTTAAGTGAATACGAAAAAGCTGGTTTGAAAATTGAAGCTTTAAAAATGTTGAAGATGACAAAAGAGTTGGCTGCAAAACATTATGCTGAACATATTGGTAAACCTTATTATGCTAAACTTGTTGATTTTATGATTTCAGGTCCATTAGTTGCATTAGTTTTAAGTGGGGAAAATGCAATCAATGAGGTAAGAAAAATTAATGGTGCCACAAATCCAGTAAATGCAGAACCTAATACAATTCGAGCTAAATTTGCTACAGATAGTACTTTAAATGCTGTGCATGCATCGGATTGTATTGAAAATGCGCGACGGGAAATCAATTTATTTTTTCTAGCCGATGAATTAATGTATAATCTTTAA
- a CDS encoding gamma carbonic anhydrase family protein: MNKKNIISYKGVTPQIDSSVYISEGVAIIGAVKVEEGANIWFNSVLRGDIEKIQVGKYTNIQDNCTVHVMSDCPALIGDYVTVGHGAIVHGCTIENNCLIGMGAVLLGYCKIGENSIIAAGSVVTEGKVIPPNSMVMGIPGKVVRQLSEKEIADIKKSAMHYYDIAQEYIK, from the coding sequence TTGAATAAGAAAAACATTATTTCGTATAAAGGGGTAACACCTCAAATTGATTCAAGTGTATATATATCAGAGGGTGTTGCTATTATTGGTGCTGTCAAAGTTGAAGAAGGGGCAAATATTTGGTTTAATTCTGTGCTACGTGGCGATATAGAAAAAATTCAGGTTGGAAAATATACTAATATTCAAGATAATTGTACAGTGCATGTAATGAGTGATTGCCCAGCCCTTATTGGAGATTATGTAACTGTTGGGCATGGGGCAATTGTACATGGATGCACAATAGAGAATAATTGTCTAATTGGTATGGGAGCAGTTTTACTCGGTTATTGTAAAATTGGTGAAAATTCTATAATTGCAGCAGGAAGTGTAGTAACAGAAGGAAAGGTTATACCACCAAATTCGATGGTTATGGGAATTCCAGGGAAAGTGGTTCGTCAATTAAGTGAAAAAGAAATAGCAGATATAAAAAAATCGGCTATGCATTATTATGATATAGCACAAGAATACATAAAATAA
- a CDS encoding type II toxin-antitoxin system RatA family toxin — MPHIEVDKLLKYSCDAIYPFICRMERYPEFMDNVVEVKILERDTCKTITSWKVFVDGIKVGWIEEDLFDEKNYKISYKQIEGDFTNFNGEWILEKTQEGTIVKLIIDVDLGISMLANFINPILIKKISDNSMKMLESIEKELNQKENEIKMTS; from the coding sequence ATGCCGCATATAGAGGTTGACAAACTTTTAAAATACAGTTGTGATGCTATTTATCCATTTATTTGTAGAATGGAACGTTATCCAGAATTTATGGACAACGTAGTAGAGGTAAAAATCTTAGAGCGTGATACTTGTAAAACAATAACTTCATGGAAGGTATTCGTGGATGGAATAAAAGTAGGATGGATAGAAGAAGATTTGTTTGATGAAAAAAACTATAAAATTTCATATAAACAAATTGAAGGTGATTTTACTAATTTTAACGGAGAATGGATACTGGAGAAAACGCAAGAGGGAACTATAGTAAAGCTTATTATAGATGTTGATTTAGGAATTTCGATGTTAGCAAACTTTATTAATCCGATACTAATAAAAAAAATATCGGATAATAGTATGAAAATGCTTGAATCAATAGAAAAAGAATTGAATCAAAAAGAAAATGAGATAAAGATGACATCTTGA